CAAACTACTTCAACAAATCTTGCTACTTTATTAGTCATTGTTTTGCCACGTCggtaaacaagaatatataggAGGAGGCTGGACGCTTACTCGCTCTTACACAGGTATATTATTAGCATCCAAGATCAGAAGTTCATAATAGGGTAGAAAGGGCTCGACATTACAACTTAAGAGGACCTTATGTGTTCATATGAAACAAGGTTACAGGTGCTCATAAACCGGAGACCATATGGCTAAATTTAATCCTTAACTAGCTTCCACAATATCTTATTTCGACAATCTATAGTCGAGAGAACGTATATTTCACAACAGGGCTGTGCCGTGAGCGCTTATCCTTGTATCTTGGAGACCTTGATATCAAAACCACCTCCAATCTTTAAAAGGAGTGCGAATGATTTCTCCTCCCCTCACCTTTGTCCACCTGTCCAATATTGACCATCACAgtttaatagaaaataaataaatataattagtgagcatgaataaatttttatgtgATTTTACCGGTATTTGGTCACGAAAACTTGGAGAAATACTGCACAGAAAGCTCTGGTGAATTCAGCTCCAGCACATGGCCTCCCTCCCCCACCAAAGGGTATATAATATCTTCCCACGACGTTTGCTCTATCCATTTGCTGTTGATAATATAAAAATGCCAACgcccaagaacaagaaagtttAATAAATGTCAGAATATTTAAGCTGAATCGTTATAATGCACTTAACTCTAATTGTATGCGGAGAATTATGCATGACGATAATACCTCCCATCGAGATGGATTAAAGGCTAGGGGATCTTCATACACTTCCGGGTTTAGGTGTAGCCCCACTTGACTAAGGACAATGGTCCAACCTTTCGGAATTACATATCCTGTTAATCcccatatattaaaaaaaaaaaaaaaaaaaagaacatattgGTCAATTTCAAGCTAAAGCTAAGATCTTATAAACTTCTTTTCGTTTGAAAACTTAGCTAGCCTATATATGCGTGCTCAAGCAAAACATTCTAATCTGGCAAGTTTACCATTCCATTCAATGTCTTTAATTGCTCTTCTCATAACACCGGGGATATTGCTGGCCAATCTGAGTGATTCATTGACCACCTAGCATTCCAACAATTCGCCGTCATACTTTATCTTAGAATAAACACGTAATCgtagaagaagcaaaaaaaaaaaaaaaaaactcacatgCAGAGTGTATGGCATTGATTTATATTCCTCCCACGTTATTCCTTCTGCGCCCGAAATCCTTCTATTATGAAGGGCTTCCTGATTTTCCTTCTGATATACAATTGGAGGTGAAAACGTGTTATTgtgaataaaataaagaaagatggGACGGCACACGCTAAGGCGTGATTAATTAGTACTTGtgatataaaatcgatttacttaCAATCAGCTCTTGAAGCACTTTAGGTTCTCTGTAAGAAGTATAAGGGCCATGACTACAGTGGTAGGTATGGCCTCAAAGCTGGCAAGTAGGAGAACCATGATTATGTAGGTGATGAATTTAGTTGAAAGAAAGCTCTGGGTTTTCATGTCCCCAATGATATGGTCAAGGAAGTCCCCTTTGCTTGCATCTGCCGGTGCAGCCATTCTCTCGGCGATCTTCCGTCGAATCATATTCAGCAGCTTCTCTTGGCTCTGcacatttttttatctttatttttaattttacagAGATTTTAAGAGGATATCAACGTGCAGTAACTAGTAATTGTAGCAGTACCTTTAAGCTCTTGTGAAAAGCAGTGCCTGGAATGTTTATCGGAAGGGACATGAGGCCATCCATGAGAGTGTGGAAATCCTCCGTAACATTTTTTCCTGAATTTTCAGCATCATAACCTAGGAGAAGCTTTGACGTAAACTTGAATATCATCTGCAAAACTCATGTGCAGCCGGCGGCCAATGATGAGAGAACATTAATAATTTGCACAGTCAATGACTTCATGCCCTCATTTCATTCATACACACATAAATCTGGGGTTTAGAAAAGTGTGGTTAGGTTTTAGATGAACATTAGCTTCGGAAATGCTTACCAGGGCACACTCATGCTTGACATCTACAAATTCTTGAGCTGACCAAGCATCTAGCGTTGTCTCAGTCATGGCTTGAATCTGACGAAGAAGCTCGCCTTTTTGAGGCTCTCAGAACCCATGTGATTTAAGATCAAATATCGGAGGTGTTTGTGGATGTACCCGGTTGCATTAGTCTTGACTTCCAAGTCTTGCGTATCATGACCCACAAGCTTAGAAAAGGAGTCCAAGTACCATGTCTCCACGGACTTTCCTTCCTGGAGAAGAACAAATTTATTGAACTCTGGATCTGACGATACCACCACAGGACGACCAGCCAAGCTTGTTTTAAACAAGGTTCCATACCTGAAAAAGAATAATCCCCAAAGAGTGAAGTTTAAACATTAAAACATGCACGAATAACAACAATCGAAACATAAAGTTGCTGGATAAATCTATGATATGAATCACTCGATGTACTTTTTAACTCTCTTCTTTATGAAAGGAGGCATGTCTCTGGATCTGCTAGGAATGAAGAACTGGATCGTCTCTCCTATGTATGGCAACCCCATGGAGCCTGGAGGAAGCTTCCCAATGTTAGAACGGTTTCTCCATTTTAGCTTCCAATGGAAAACTGCAAAAACAATAAGAGCCGCTAGGCCCATCGCAATCTCCAACATGGGAAACATCATCGTCCCCCGCAACTGAGAGATGATTGTTCTCGACGAGGGGGTTTCTTCTAATTCTTGAGGAGAAACCGTGAGTAGAAAGGGTCAGGAATTTTGGATCACTGCGTGGACAACAAGAGTTTGAAAGAGCTCTCTATAAATACACTCGTTTATAAGTAGCATCCCCTGAATTATTTTGTGGCCCATCATTGGTTTATTCGTGAAGACATTctccttctttatttttaacaaaaaagggGTTTGGTTAGTGAAAGTGGAAATCTTCTGCATGAAAAGATTTTGTAATAATATTGCTCATTTGTATTGTTTTCACAAGTAAGGAGTCTGTTCTGAttttaattttcagattttgCTAGTATAACGGTCTTTGGCTAGTGTGAAAATAATAGCTTGTTGTGAGTCACAAATTTTGAATGAGTAAACtcaaaacaatttataattattttttatttaatattttattgtccaaaatagactattattctcatgatagattaaaaattatcaccCAATCATTCTCGTCTAAATAATATAAGATCTAACCAAGAGGGTAAGCACCATTTCTCACCACACAAAAGCCACCAACCCAAGAGCATTGTTCTAAGTCTTCCACAATGCTTCTTCTCatcctttcttctctcctcttcctcttcttcctcatcaagTTTTCCAAGAGAAGTTCAAAGCTGAAGCATCTCCCACCAGGGCCCAAAAAATTGCCGCTCATAGGGAATTTGCACCATATGATCGGTGCACTACCTCACCATCGCCTGAGAGACCTTGCCCAGACATATGGACCCATTTTCCATCTTCAACTGGGTCAGATCTCGCTGGTGGCTATATCTAGTCCCGACTTAGCCAAAGAAGTTTTCAAGACCCAGGAGCTCGCGTTCGCACAACGACCATCTTTCTCGTATACAGAGATGAGCATTTTCCCAAGTCCAATCTTTTATCCATTTGGAGAAGAGTGGAGACAATTGCGTAAGATTTACGTTACGGAATTCCTCGGCAGTCAGCGTGTTCGATCTTTTAAATCAATTAGAGAAGAGGAAACGAGCAATCTCATCAACTACATCCGCTCCTTGTCCAGTTCGCCTTTAAATCTCAGCAAGAAAATCCATGCCTTCACAAATAGCATAGTCTCCAAGGCAGCCATCGGCCAAAACTGCAAACAACAAGAGGAATTCATTTCAGCGGTCGAAGAGGCGATATCTTTTACCGGGGGCTTTAGCGTGTCAGACATTTTCCTTCTCTCAAATTTCTTCCCGACATGACGGGAATGAATTCCAAGTTCAGGATGTTGCAAAGAAAGATCGATAGCATTCTTGATAGCATCCTCGATGATCGTGAGATCATGAGAAGAGAACAATCCTTGAGAAGCAAGGATGATACATGCGGAAGAGAAGATATACTTGACGTGCTCTTAAGACTCCGGGAGACCAATGAGCTTGGCTTGAATCTGACAACCAGGAAGATTAAAGGCATCATTATGGTATGTATGCATTAATGTATTCTAAGACAACTTAattagtaaattaaaattagtatatttaGTGGTGACCAATACATAAAAGGGGTTTTCTAAGAATTAGAAAGATTTGTCACTTCACTCTAGTAGAAATTCAAAGGTGAACTTTCCTGAACTTACTGACAAGTCAATTAACACACTGCAAATTGTAGGACTTATTTGTTGCCGGGAGCATCACCACGTCGACACTTATTGAATGGGCAATGTCAGAATTAATCCGAAATCCGAAAGTGATGGCCAAGGCCCAAGCCGAGGTGAGAGCAGtcctaaaagaaaagggttgcTTAGAAGAATCAGAACTCAATAAACTCAAGTATTTGCTTTCAATAATTAAAGAATCTTTTAGGCTCCACCCTCCTGTTCCTTTGATCCCCAGAGAAGCAACTGAAGAACGTGAAATCAACGGATACAAAGTTCCGGCGAGCTCAAGAATCCTTACTAATGTAATGGCGATAGGAAGAGATCCGCATCATTGGACAGATCCTGAGAAGTTTAAACCAGAGAGGTTTCTCGAATCTACAATGGATTTTATAGGGACAAACTTTGAGCTTCTCCCATTTGGATCCGGAAGGAGGGCATGTCCTGGCATTGCATTAGCCAATGCAAACATCGAAGTTACATTAGCATCATTGCTATATCATTTCGACTGGAAATTGCCAAATGGAGAAGCCATGGAAAAACTTGACATGACCGAAGCTTTTGCAGGAACAGTCACGAGGATGAACAGTTTAAATGTGATTGCCATTCCCTATATTCCCACTGTTGCAGCTTGAAAAGAATATGTTGCAGTAAAGAAAGCAGTGTGAAGTTATATGTGTGCTCACGTAAACGTTATATACAGCCACGTGTGTTTTCTTACGGTCATTTACCTTGTTCGTGCAAGTTATATGCTCATGTAAACCTTTTATAGGCCATGTGAGTTTTTTTTCGGTCATTTTCCTTGTTCGTGCAAAAGCTTCTTATAATTTACATAATGTGCTCATTTGAGGGAATATGCTATTCTTGCTCAGattctcttatttaaaaaaaagtgcTATTATTAAATGATGTGGCAGATATGATGCTATCAATCATATAAGAAGATTGAGtaagaaaaatgcaattgaaattAAAGGGAATCAAAGGACAAATTGGGCAAGATGAAAGGCCTTTCCattcttttataatttatttattcggTTGGACAATCCCCAAGGCATTGTCATTTATGGTTGAAGTCCAGTACCCCTCCTTCACAATCCTTCAAGCACCTCTTCCAATATCAAGTTCAAACAATCGAAATACCTCTCTCATGCAAATTCGATCTTCTTTACTATTACTTGTCAATTTTCGCGCTTGTGTGCGACACTTCTTCGTTTAGTTGGACTTTCTCCCTTAtggtaattttttgtttatgggTTGAGTAAACATTGCATGATCTAAAGAACATAAAGGATCATACAAATCAGCTCTTGTTGATTGCCTTCATCAATGTCGATCTATTTGACTTTGGGAGGAATCCTCAACCCCCGTCAACATAAATGTCGATCTATATGGATTAATGGACAAATGTAATCGTGACATTTGTATATGACCTGTTGTACATTCATTTAGTGATGCATCGAGATTTAAATGCCTAGCGGACGAAgtaatttttgaactttaggGGTTCCCCTTTGCTTGTATGTTTCTTTTATTGCCCCCCTAGTGCTATATATAATGACATTGTTATTGGGAAACGGTTTGTATTTGTTGTTAGTTCGTTTCCATAGGCAAAGCAAGTTGTATAAATATGTTCATTAATCAAACCATGGTCCGTCATAATCTACATGTATTTCTCCGAGTGTTTTTTCAACAAATATAGGTGTGAATCACATCAAACTTTGAAGAATACAAGAAAAACTTATGAAGTTTGCATATATAAAAGCCGATCTAATTGGAACGAACTCAGATCTGACTAAATCGGAAAGAGGGACGGAGAAATATCAAGCGACCACAGCACAACGGAGGATAGCAAGCCAGCGTGGCTATGCTACTTGTGATTATTGAAAAGAATATCTCTCGTCAATTTCTTACAAATTTTTGCTACCCAATCTAACTGCGAGAATTTTATCCTAGGTTTTGTTTTTTACTATTGCAAAAGAACTTCGGTTGCTGTCGTGTGTGCCATCCCACTGAGCTACATAATGTACAACACACGTATAAATTCACgtctctttcaattttcattgtttttatatttcatttttaaagaaGCTGAACTTATTGTGATAAGTCTTCTCGTTGCCCTCGACGAGCGGACGCTGTAAATCAAATTACTTGAACACTTGTCCTCCGTCACAACAacccgggaaaaaaaaaaaaaaaccccaagtCCCATGTCAAATGTCAACTATCCTGATGCAAGCATTAACCTAATCAATGTGCTCTTTGAGGGGATATGTTATGCTATGCTTATGTCGACGTTGTAAAGAGCATCTTGTCCGATTCTTCAATTGGTACTTGagaatttttagaatttcaaCTAATTAGCTCTactaaatatttgaaaattatcaTGAGGCTATGTTTGAATATcactcaagaaaatatttccaaataaaataaagggaaccaattttcatttttaagatTTCAATAGAGAAAAGAAGCATTTTAGCTGTTCACACGGATGTCCCATAGAAAATGCAAACACGAGTTCAGCAAAATTGAAACTGTTGTTTGTTACCCAAATTCAAAGATGTGttgtggaaaaaagaaacactgGAGTCTAAAGCATGCACATATGCAGGTCAAAggtttttgaaggaaaaaaaaaaaaaaaaaagctgtgtACAAAAGTAATACAGATATTATGATCAATGATCTGATttagtttataaaaaaaaaagtacaagttATTGTAGATGATAGAGACATGGGAAATGTTATAattaaaagaacataaataggAGCGATTTGAAAGAATAATTAATATGAGGAAAGCAATTACAAAAAGATAAAGATCTGAAGCGTACAAAATCGAAATGTGCCGAAGATATGATATATTCTACGAAAGTTTATATTGGTTATTTAGTACAATAAGGAAATCATAATAACAAAGCATTCCAAAATTGATGTGTGTGGAAGATATATGGTATTGTACCAAGTTATATTGGTTTAAAAGATTAAAGGATTAAAGGAGCACCTCTATCCCAGAAGTTTAGGTATGTAATTACATATTCAAATGGAGTCATATATGAAACTTGCACGGCATTTTAAGCATAGATTACTTAAGCCCACGTGCCATTATTCCTTTTAGTGACGACGGACCAAAACGTGCTTTGACCGTTAAGAGAAATCTCTTTAGTCTCATCTGAATTTTGATGTCCACTTCAATTAGTTGTGTTGAAACTGGAAaccattttaaattttatgctgatggcATGCAGATGTTTTGAACTATTTAAAAACCTACGGTCTTCCTTGGGCACACATGAGTAATCCGTTCCCTACTataattgtttttcaaataatgagaAACATCAAAAGGGGGTGTTTCACTTagccaaaagaaataaaaataaaaagaagaaaacaaaaacaaaagatgctGTCTCTATACCTATTGTACGATGCCCAATTTAG
This Eucalyptus grandis isolate ANBG69807.140 chromosome 7, ASM1654582v1, whole genome shotgun sequence DNA region includes the following protein-coding sequences:
- the LOC104454601 gene encoding cucurbitadienol 11-hydroxylase-like, producing MMFPMLEIAMGLAALIVFAVFHWKLKWRNRSNIGKLPPGSMGLPYIGETIQFFIPSRSRDMPPFIKKRVKKYGTLFKTSLAGRPVVVSSDPEFNKFVLLQEGKSVETWYLDSFSKLVGHDTQDLEVKTNATGYIHKHLRYLILNHMGSESLKKMIFKFTSKLLLGYDAENSGKNVTEDFHTLMDGLMSLPINIPGTAFHKSLKSQEKLLNMIRRKIAERMAAPADASHTYHCSHGPYTSYREPKVLQELIKENQEALHNRRISGAEGITWEEYKSMPYTLHVVNESLRLASNIPGVMRRAIKDIEWNGYVIPKGWTIVLSQVGLHLNPEVYEDPLAFNPSRWEQMDRANVVGRYYIPFGGGGRPCAGAEFTRAFCAVFLQVFVTKYRWTKVRGGEIIRTPFKDWRWF
- the LOC104454603 gene encoding premnaspirodiene oxygenase codes for the protein MTGMNSKFRMLQRKIDSILDSILDDREIMRREQSLRSKDDTCGREDILDVLLRLRETNELGLNLTTRKIKGIIMDLFVAGSITTSTLIEWAMSELIRNPKVMAKAQAEVRAVLKEKGCLEESELNKLKYLLSIIKESFRLHPPVPLIPREATEEREINGYKVPASSRILTNVMAIGRDPHHWTDPEKFKPERFLESTMDFIGTNFELLPFGSGRRACPGIALANANIEVTLASLLYHFDWKLPNGEAMEKLDMTEAFAGTVTRMNSLNVIAIPYIPTVAA